A window from Solanum stenotomum isolate F172 chromosome 5, ASM1918654v1, whole genome shotgun sequence encodes these proteins:
- the LOC125865055 gene encoding myb family transcription factor PHL5: MSIQNYELASDCNLEFPQMGFCFQPENSAENGCQQQQQQQQQNFWPSTDSSSSRTIISRIGSSPSAFFATERYLGLTQYEYQDNNNSCSQLSKNLGPQTTSFTQQCGNGFLADSSARVDTDFPKISMPSFIRSQFSSSQPFGPEGLYGNPFSNLSEKERILLLKSKLFREIDSSNRQPASIPFQGNQDYGVSNNTCGFNLVHIRQQSGSQSANSFNNSGCSGGSLSSKARIRWTQDLHDRFVECVNRLGGADKATPKAILKLMDSEGLTIFHVKSHLQKYRNAKFIPESTEGRSGKTDSPNNVSQIDSKTGMQIKEALHMQLEVQRRLHEQLEIQRKLQLRIEEQGEQLKKIFEQQQQTTRSLLETRNSSISSPADQFTPHEEEVFAAESFNNTHFQSNISYNDM, encoded by the exons ATGAGTATTCAGAACTATGAGTTAGCAAGTGATTGCAACTTAGAGTTCCCACAGATGGGATTTTGTTTCCAGCCTGAAAACTCTGCAGAAAATGGTTGTCAACAGCAGCAGCAACAGCAGCAACAGAATTTTTGGCCTAGTACTGATTCATCATCATCGAGAACGATTATAAGTCGAATAGGATCATCACCTTCTGCTTTTTTTGCTACAGAGAGGTACCTTGGATTAACACAATATGAATACCAAGACAACAATAATAGTTGTTCTCAACTATCCAAGAATCTTGGTCCTCAAACTACGTCGTTTACTCAGCAATGTGGAAATGGATTCTTGGCAGATTCATCAGCACGAGTTGACACCGATTTTCCTAAGATTTCAATGCCATCATTCATCAGATCACAGTTTTCAAGTAGTCAACCATTTGGTCCTGAAGGACTCTATGGAAATCCTTTTAGTAATCTATCAGAGAAAGAGAGGATTTTGCTTCTTAAGAGTAAGTTGTTTAGAGAAATTGACTCTTCAAATAGGCAGCCTGCTTCAATCCCTTTTCAAGGAAATCAAGACTATGGT GTCTCAAATAATACATGTGGTTTTAACTTGGTACATATAAGGCAACAATCTGGAAGTCAATCAGCAAATAGTTTTAACAACTCTGGATGTTCTGGAGGATCTTTATCGAGTAAGGCACGAATCAGGTGGACTCAGGATCTTCATGATCGATTTGTTGAGTGTGTAAATCGTCTTGGAGGAGCTGACA AGGCGACGCCAAAGGCAATACTAAAGCTGATGGATTCAGAAGGATTAACAATTTTTCATGTAAAAAGTCATTTGCAG AAATATCGAAATGCAAAGTTCATCCCTGAATCGACAGAAG GGAGATCTGGAAAAACAGACAGCCCGAATAATGTGTCACAGATCGACAGCAAAAC TGGAATGCAAATCAAAGAAGCATTGCATATGCAACTAGAAGTCCAGAGACGCCTTCACGAGCAACTAGAG ATTCAGCGGAAGTTACAATTGAGGATCGAAGAACAAGGGGAGCAGTTGAAGAAGATAtttgaacaacaacaacaaacaactaGGAGTCTCTTGGAGACGCGAAATTCAAGTATTTCGTCTCCTGCTGATCAATTCACCCCGCACGAAGAAGAAGTTTTTGCTGCAGAAAGCTTCAATAATACTCATTTCCAATCTAATATAAGTTACAATGACATGTAA